CAAGCACACAATAGTTTGGAATATCAAAAAAAACTTAGGGGGAAAAGAAATGAAAAAATTAACCGCACTAACTTTAACAGCAGGTATTTTAGCTTCAGCTGGGCTTGTACCTACAGCATCTTTCGCGGCAAGCAACGATCTTCCATATTTAAATGAGATTAAGAAATTGCAGCCAGACGTAAGTACTGAAGAGCTAATTTCAGGTATTATTGAAGTTGCTAAAAATACTGGCAATACAAAAGATGCTTTAGCAGAACAAATTTATAAAGAATTAAAAGCAAATCATGAACAAGGAGAACGAGAAGCTACTCAACGAAATAATAAATATGCTCCTAATGTTCAATATGGTGCTAGCGGTGGAAATGTAAAAGTCGGAAATTCTAATATGGGCGACTTTTATTATACTGGTTCTACAACTGCTTATATGAATCATGGACATGTCGGTATGTATTATAGTGAAAAATTGATTGTTGAATCTGTACCAAGCACAGGCGTACGTACAATTGCTACTAATAAACGCTTAGTTGATAAAGGGAATGCAGTTGTTAAATCTGTAAAGACTTCTTGGCAAAATAAAAATGATGCAGCCTGGTGGGCAAAAGATCGTGTAGGAAAGGATGAGTATTCTTATAATTTTGCAAATAATAGAAATACTAGTCATTATGGCGCAAAGAATTGTTCTAAGTTAATATGGTCTACTTATAAACTACATGGTGGTTTAGATTTAGATAAAGATGGTGGAGCAGGTGTATATCCTCGAGATGTTAGAGATGCGAACCAAACATCGTTAAATCGTAATATTTAATTTCACAACTAAAAGTGAAACAATTTATTTGTTTCACTTTTTGGTTATTTGAGGAGCAGAAGTGAAAATGAAAAATAATCGGAAAATAATTCTATTTTTTATAAGCATCATAACGATTACAGTATTAGCCTACTATTTATGTATAAAAGATAAGAATGCAAACTTAATATCAGATAAAGATATACAAAATAAAAATTTTTTAGATGATAAAAAAGCTATGCTTTACTTCTCATCCACTGCCGATCAAGATTTAGATGGTAAAGGCATTAGTTATGCCATATTTATAAATAAACAAGGCATTGCTAGCGGATATAAAATGGGCGGTCTAGAACTCGGCGGTATTGGTGTATCTGACGATAAAAAACAAGTTCTATTAGAGAGTAAAGATACTATAAAATTTCTAGGCGAAACTCCTACTACTCATAAAATAAAATATCAGCATACCGGTGATTTTAATGGATATTTAGCAAATCAAAAGATATTTGTTAATATTTACAATTCAGGAATGAACAAAGAGAACGGGAACTACGATTCAAATGTTTTATTCGGAAATGAAAAAGTTATTCATAAAAGTAATATTCCTCATTTCATTATTAGCTCTGGATTAGATGGGGAATATATTTTAGTAGCCACTCAAGACCTAGTTACTAATAAATACG
This genomic interval from Bacillus cereus contains the following:
- a CDS encoding YiiX/YebB-like N1pC/P60 family cysteine hydrolase, producing the protein MKKLTALTLTAGILASAGLVPTASFAASNDLPYLNEIKKLQPDVSTEELISGIIEVAKNTGNTKDALAEQIYKELKANHEQGEREATQRNNKYAPNVQYGASGGNVKVGNSNMGDFYYTGSTTAYMNHGHVGMYYSEKLIVESVPSTGVRTIATNKRLVDKGNAVVKSVKTSWQNKNDAAWWAKDRVGKDEYSYNFANNRNTSHYGAKNCSKLIWSTYKLHGGLDLDKDGGAGVYPRDVRDANQTSLNRNI